In the genome of Dermacentor silvarum isolate Dsil-2018 chromosome 1, BIME_Dsil_1.4, whole genome shotgun sequence, one region contains:
- the LOC125942832 gene encoding uncharacterized protein LOC125942832 gives MATASTAAAAAAAAQGNPTNSKTSMRLADASDPERDSMEYQDADTPEQGDKECKRRLKPQARPRASIKTRIKNPWKDTPKQPPPGPRWLSSDDSEDEEEEWPSLHREHKTKARGESRWRSRTRTSNPANPKRSKKASRSQSRSRSSTGDEDIDIPRPKPHYPQLNPKPRAPGNKSENTDHKKGDPIDSENLGHPKKYDRSRKHKDRNYANPQNTNRHIPRRQ, from the exons ATGGCGACCGCCTCGAcagctgcggcggcggctgcggcggcgcagGGGAACCCGACGAATAGCAAGACATCGATGCGGCTAGCTGACGCCTCCGATCCTGAGCGCGACAGCATGGAATACCAAGACGCCGATACACCGGAGCAAG GAGACAAGGAATGTAAGAGAAGACTAAAGCCTCAAGCACGCCCCCGTGCCTCCATAAAAACACGTATTAAGAACCCTTGGAAAGACACACCCAAGCAGCCACCACCAGGACCAAGATGGCTCAGCTCGGATGACTCGGAGGACGAAGAGGAGGAATGGCCTTCGCTACACAGAGAACACAAGACAAAAGCCAGAGGTGAATCACGATGGAGATCCCGCACCAGAACATCAAATCCAGCCAACCCGAAGAGGTCCAAGAAGGCATCACGCTCCCAGTCCCGGTCAAGATCGAGCACAGGAGACGAGGACATAGATATCCCCCGCCCAAAACCCCACTACCCGCAGCTCAACCCTAAGCCCAGGGCTCCAGGGAACAAGTCGGAGAACACAGATCACAAAAAG GGGGACCCTATCGACAGCGAGAACCTGGGCCATCCTAAGAAGTATGATAGATCCAGAAAACACAAAGACCGCAACTACGCGAACCCTCAGAACACTAACCGGCACATACCAAGGCGACAATGA